Proteins encoded together in one Miscanthus floridulus cultivar M001 chromosome 16, ASM1932011v1, whole genome shotgun sequence window:
- the LOC136513243 gene encoding glutathione S-transferase 4-like, with protein sequence MATPAVKVYGWAISPFVSRALLALEEAGVDYELVPMSRQAGDHRRPEHLARNPFEKVPVLEDGDLTLFESRAIARHVLRKHKPELLGTAGNLEQAALVDVWLEVEAHQLSPLAIAIVVECIFTPFLGRERNQAVVDENVEKLKKVLEVYEARLSQSKYLAGDFLSLADLSHFTIMHCFMATEYATLVEALPHVSAWWESLAARPATKKVAEFMPVGTAGAPQK encoded by the exons ATGGCTACGCCGGCGGTGAAGGTGTACGGGTGGGCTATCTCGCCGTTCGTGTCGCGGGCTCTGCTGGCGCTCGAGGAGGCCGGCGTCGACTACGAGCTCGTCCCCATGAGCCGCCAGGCCGGCGACCACCGCCGCCCGGAGCACCTCGCCAGGAAC CCTTTCGAGAAGGTGCCGGTGCTCGAGGACGGCGACCTCACGCTCTTCG AATCTCGTGCGATCGCGAGGCACGTTCTCCGCAAGCACAAGCCAGAGCTGCTAGGCACCGCCGGCAACCTGGAGCAGGCGGCACTGGTGGACGTGTGGCTTGAGGTGGAGGCCCACCAGCTGAGCCCGTTGGCGATCGCCATCGTGGTAGAGTGCATCTTCACGCCCTTCCTCGGCCGCGAACGCAACCAGGCCGTCGTCGACGAGAATGTGGAGAAGCTCAAGAAGGTGCTGGAGGTGTATGAGGCACGGTTGAGCCAAAGCAAGTATCTCGCCGGCGACTTCCTTAGCCTCGCGGACCTCAGCCACTTCACCATCATGCACTGCTTCATGGCCACAGAGTATGCCACCCTAGTTGAGGCGCTCCCGCACGTCAGCGCCTGGTGGGAGAGCCTCGCCGCGCGCCCGGCGACCAAGAAGGTGGCCGAGTTCATGCCAGTTGGCACGGCCGGGGCACCCCAGAAATAG